In Aegilops tauschii subsp. strangulata cultivar AL8/78 chromosome 3, Aet v6.0, whole genome shotgun sequence, one genomic interval encodes:
- the LOC141021079 gene encoding uncharacterized protein, producing MTFVPHGGSAGAMSLELAPLTTASYTSWVIQPEAILDAEGLWSAVAPAEGAAVDARKSKTARAAMLGTLPEDLLMQVATKPTVKEVWDSLKVRFVGADRVRAARLGTLSGEFDRLRMDDGDELDEYAGKVSGMAARYAVPGSTLDDSAMVKKLLDTVLDRLYAAVAGIEQFCNMKEMAFEEALGRLKAFEERTRWCVQAGAERATKQLMMTASQ from the coding sequence ATGACGTTCGTTCCGCACGGCGGCAGTGCGGGCGCGATGTCGTTGGAGCTGGCGCCGCTGACGACGGCGAGCTATACCTCCTGGGTGATCCAGCCGGAGGCTATCCTTGACGCCGAGGGGCTGTGGAGTGCGGTGGCTCCGGCAGAGGGCGCGGCGGTCGACGCCAGGAAGAGCAAGACGGCGCGGGCGGCGATGCTGGGCACACTGCCAGAGGATTTGCTGATGCAGGTGGCGACGAAGCCAACCGTGAAGGAGGTATGGGACTCCCTCAAGGTTCGCTTCGTCGGCGCCGATCGGGTGCGGGCGGCAAGGCTCGGGACGTTGAGTGGCGAGTTCGATCGCCTGCGAATGGACGACGGCGATGAACTGGATGAGTACGCCGGGAAGGTCAGCGGCATGGCGGCGAGGTACGCGGTGCCCGGGTCGACGCTCGACGATAGCGCCATGGTGAAGAAGCTACTCGACACCGTACTGGACCGGCTGTACGCCGCGGTCGCCGGCATCGAGCAGTTCTGCAATATGAAGGAGATGGCGTTTGAGGAGGCACTCGGACGGCTCAAGGCGTTCGAGGAAAGGACGCGGTGGTGTGTGCAGGCCGGCGCCGAGCGCGCGACCAAGCAGCTCATGATGACGGCTTCTCAGTGA